DNA from Oncorhynchus gorbuscha isolate QuinsamMale2020 ecotype Even-year unplaced genomic scaffold, OgorEven_v1.0 Un_scaffold_3329, whole genome shotgun sequence:
ttgcactgagatgcagtgccttagaccgctgcaccactcaggagcccaaacaCAAGCCTCACTCCTGCTCCGACTCTATTTGAAGGACCTGATCAAAGCCATTGATTAGGAAATAATTAGGTTCATGATATCATTAGTTATTGTATCCTATTACAGATATGTATGTTTAATTAATTGACACAACACAGCACATTATCTTCACTTTATTGAAGCTCCCTGAGGTTGCTAAGAAACCTGATGACTGGCAGCAGAAACATACCGACATCACGTGAAGACAGTCAGTGTGGCAATTCTGCATAAGGTATTTGATTGAATAAATCATCACTGCCACAACTTTCATCTCTCAATTCAACAAACCGTTCAGTACCTATTTGGAAATTCTCTAGTTTTACATCGTGTTTTGTCTTTACAACTCCAGTGTGGCATTACCGCCAcgacagtaggtggcggtaatgcgcATTTTCAGTTGGTTTGCAaacattacaacaacaacaaaaaacaacaccAACACTACAGCAGAATCAAAAAGGGCGAAGAAGAAACTAGGAAGTAGTCGAcgagaagctagctagctagcatgtttAATATTTAGCTTCAGAATACAGTACTAACTCATAAACAATCTCTTGAACGGATTGTAGCTGTCTTGTCATTGActacgtgttgttgttgttgttgtcggtACGTGGGTAGGACAATAtgagcggagagagagaaacgTTGTTGGATGGAATCGAACAGAGTTTGTGGAATTTAACCGAGAACCATTTACGTTACCTGTGTGAACGTTGTGGAATAGCTGGTCGAGATGGCCTCGACGTCAAAGGGAAGAATTATCGCTCGTTGCGTCGTAAAATAGAAGAATATTGTGAAAGTGATGATTTAATGAAATTAGAGGACCGGGGAATGTCTTGGTTACTCCAATTGCAAAACGACATCAAAACGATACAACGAGATGCTAGCCTCGGGCAGTCAGCGCATGTGGACACACTGGACGACACCGAGCCAAGCAGAACCGAGAACGAGGAGGGCGCTGAGAGCTCGACAGACCCGGATCCAGAGAGACACATACCACCAGAACGGAGGGAGAAAGTGAGTGACGGGAGTAGTAAAAATCCCAGTCACGGACACCTTGCAGTTACTGGCCAGATAATTATTAAAGTAGATCAGAAAACAGATACAGATTAGCTCAGCTTCAGTAGCCTAGAATCGCAGGCTATTTGGcccgatctaggatcagtttagccttttggaTCATACCGAATGAATTATGTACATAAGGGGGGTGGGACCTGATCGTAGATCAGCACCCCATACTCTGAGACATTTTATTAATATATAGGCCCAGATCCTTATTACTTTaagactacactgacacactctctattTTGTACTGTAGGACTCAGAAGACTCATCCTCCAGACAGTCCCCACCCAGTTCTTCAGAACCCCAACTCTCGACGTCATCACCGGGTCCCGACAGCAACCATGGCGACCAGAGGTCAAAACTGGGTAGTCTGCGGATAGTTCTACAAAAAGTTGTCGTCGTCAAGGAGGAGGAAGACGACTGGgattgttgtgttacaggtaaGTGATTAGATGTGTTAAGATGAGATGTACTTTAATGTCCATTAACTTAGAACACTTTTGTGTTACAGGTAAGTGATTAGATGTGTTAAGATGAGATGTACTTTAATGTCCATTAACTTAGAACACTTTGTGTTAGTGCTGGATGGAACGAAAGACTGCACAGTCTGTAGATAATTAAGCCTTGGGACaggatgtacaagtacacccacTGGACAGGACATTATTCCCCAGGACCAAATGAAGAATAACAACATGAGCTGGACTCACTTGCCTCTGTTCCTtattctctcccatctctgtccCACAGGTGAGAGTCCCAACCAACCATCTGCCAGTGAATATAGTCCCTCTACATCGGAAGAACCAGAACATTCCGAATCCGAAGATCCAGAACATTCCGAATCCGAAGATCCTGAACATTCCGAATCGGAAGAACCTGTACAACGACGAGCGAAACGCAAAACTCAGACTCACAGCTGCCTAGCGTGTGGGAGGAAGTTTGTCTCCTTGTACACACTAAGGAGACAccagaacagaacacacacaggagaggagacggagaagaTAAAAAGACAGAGTCCTGCTTCAGGAGAACCTGAACAACAGAAGAGGAAACGGGGAGTCAGGAAGACCCACTCCTGCCCCGAGTGTGGGAGACACTGCCCATCGTTATCAGCACTGAAGGTCCACCAGAGAATCCACaccggagagaagccttacctcTGCTCTGAGTGTGGGAAGGGCTTCACTTATCAAAGTAGCTTGAGATTACACCAGAAGAAAGACTCCGCCGACAAGGTGACCTGCTGCTGTGGACAAGAGTTCTCCTCAAAGTGCGTTCTGGAGGTTCACTTGAAGACGGACACGGGAGCCAAGCCTTACACCTGCTGTGTGTGTGGCAAAGGGTTCGGTAAAAAAGAACGGCTAAAAGAACACCAGCGATCCCACACAGGAGAGATGCCTTACTCTTGCTCGTTCTGTGGCAAGGGTTACTACCAAAAACCAGCTTGGAAAGCCCACGAGCGAACGCACACAGAGGAGAAGCCCCTGTGCTCCGTGTGCGGACGGACCTTCTCTAATAAGACTACGTTAAAAGTCCACCAACGAACacacacgggagagaagcctTTCCTCTGCTCTGAGTGTGGCAAGGGCTTCCTCAGTAAAGCATACCTGACGACCCACCAGCGATTCAACTGTTCCGGGGGAGAAGAACGACGGCGAGCGAAGAGGTTTCACAAGTGTCCGGACTGTGGGAAGGAGTTCACACAAGCAAACAAACTGGAGAGACacatgagaacacacacaggagagaggcctTACCAGTGCTCTGTGTGTGGGATGAGGTTCAACCAGAAAGGGAATCTGAAAACACATTTTAAAGTGCACACAGGTGAGTGTTCTCCTTTACCGTTTATACATCCTGATGGACTACTAGCTACTACTAACTGTCAGTGATCCAAACCATGTTGTTTTTAAAACAATAATATCATTCACACCTTAACAAtaa
Protein-coding regions in this window:
- the LOC124027522 gene encoding zinc finger protein 135-like isoform X1 → MSGERETLLDGIEQSLWNLTENHLRYLCERCGIAGRDGLDVKGKNYRSLRRKIEEYCESDDLMKLEDRGMSWLLQLQNDIKTIQRDASLGQSAHVDTLDDTEPSRTENEEGAESSTDPDPERHIPPERREKDSEDSSSRQSPPSSSEPQLSTSSPGPDSNHGDQRSKLGSLRIVLQKVVVVKEEEDDWDCCVTGESPNQPSASEYSPSTSEEPEHSESEDPEHSESEDPEHSESEEPVQRRAKRKTQTHSCLACGRKFVSLYTLRRHQNRTHTGEETEKIKRQSPASGEPEQQKRKRGVRKTHSCPECGRHCPSLSALKVHQRIHTGEKPYLCSECGKGFTYQSSLRLHQKKDSADKVTCCCGQEFSSKCVLEVHLKTDTGAKPYTCCVCGKGFGKKERLKEHQRSHTGEMPYSCSFCGKGYYQKPAWKAHERTHTEEKPLCSVCGRTFSNKTTLKVHQRTHTGEKPFLCSECGKGFLSKAYLTTHQRFNCSGGEERRRAKRFHKCPDCGKEFTQANKLERHMRTHTGERPYQCSVCGMRFNQKGNLKTHFKVHTGVDPSLVADMETPSEQPRDNRRKAGRPQRCLHQHDEEGTQNLPAPQTHHLPAPQREGTQNLPAPQTHHLPAPQREGTQNLLAPQTHHLPAPQREGTQNLPAPQTHHLPAPQREGTSHHISAPQKPTVSLRGEKHYLCPECGKTYTREYDLRVHLRTHTGERPYQCDECGKTFVRKQGLRQHRRSHAPKPMGPTRQLGRPVSMGSSSRRPNQSSPRMGSSKQQLPRVDKATPPFSSGERPMPFHTVERPMPLHRVERPMPLPDMEREHWQYWHL
- the LOC124027522 gene encoding oocyte zinc finger protein XlCOF6-like isoform X2, coding for MSGERETLLDGIEQSLWNLTENHLRYLCERCGIAGRDGLDVKGKNYRSLRRKIEEYCESDDLMKLEDRGMSWLLQLQNDIKTIQRDASLGQSAHVDTLDDTEPSRTENEEGAESSTDPDPERHIPPERREKDSEDSSSRQSPPSSSEPQLSTSSPGPDSNHGDQRSKLGSLRIVLQKVVVVKEEEDDWDCCVTGESPNQPSASEYSPSTSEEPEHSESEDPEHSESEDPEHSESEEPVQRRAKRKTQTHSCLACGRKFVSLYTLRRHQNRTHTGEETEKIKRQSPASGEPEQQKRKRGVRKTHSCPECGRHCPSLSALKVHQRIHTGEKPYLCSECGKGFTYQSSLRLHQKKDSADKVTCCCGQEFSSKCVLEVHLKTDTGAKPYTCCVCGKGFGKKERLKEHQRSHTGEMPYSCSFCGKGYYQKPAWKAHERTHTEEKPLCSVCGRTFSNKTTLKVHQRTHTGEKPFLCSECGKGFLSKAYLTTHQRFNCSGGEERRRAKRFHKCPDCGKEFTQANKLERHMRTHTGERPYQCSVCGMRFNQKGNLKTHFKVHTGVDPSLVADMETPSEQPRDNRRKAGRPQRCLHQHDEEGTQNLPAPQTHHLPAPQREGTQNLLAPQTHHLPAPQREGTQNLPAPQTHHLPAPQREGTSHHISAPQKPTVSLRGEKHYLCPECGKTYTREYDLRVHLRTHTGERPYQCDECGKTFVRKQGLRQHRRSHAPKPMGPTRQLGRPVSMGSSSRRPNQSSPRMGSSKQQLPRVDKATPPFSSGERPMPFHTVERPMPLHRVERPMPLPDMEREHWQYWHL